In Panthera leo isolate Ple1 chromosome F3, P.leo_Ple1_pat1.1, whole genome shotgun sequence, one genomic interval encodes:
- the LOC122212192 gene encoding ETS translocation variant 3-like protein, whose translation MHCGCGAQGVPVAGSSWISGLAFPDWAYKAESSPGSRQIQLWHFILELLQKEEFRHVIAWQQGEYGEFVIKDPDEVARLWGRRKCKPQMNYDKLSRALRYYYNKRILHKTKGKRFTYKFNFSKLIVVNYPLWEVRAPPCPLLLGAPALFRPALVPMGTHGELPHSALLARGATVEQLAGQRTPRGPPEASEDKKGSGSSAPRLGSLPAPCQLGPCCLLGSPREELLGLASSAPPLLPSLPSDWTRLSGTFLPPVPPERLIPGTSKPDTLLPGPGCPPATHHFPGLPLLAGLGQGAGERIRLLPLRPPGLEVKPYPMMGARGRPDPREGFSSEIHRPKAGEESPVSPHLENFKAVWPLDPP comes from the exons ATGCACTGTGGCTGCGGGGCCCAGGGCGTCCCTGTCGCGGGCAGCTCCTGGATCTCAG gcttgGCCTTCCCGGACTGGGCCTACAAAGCCGAGTCGTCCCCGGGCTCCCGGCAGATCCAGCTGTGGCACTTCATCCTGGAGCTGCTGCAGAAGGAAGAGTTCCGCCACGTCATCGCCTGGCAGCAGGGGGAGTACGGCGAGTTTGTCATCAAGGACCCGGACGAGGTGGCCCGCCTCTGGGGCCGCAGGAAGTGCAAGCCACAGATGAATTACGACAAGCTGAGCCGGGCCCTCAG GTATTACTACAACAAGAGGATCCTGCACAAGACCAAAGGCAAAAGGTTCACGTACAAGTTCAACTTCAGCAAGCTGATTGTCGTCAACTACCCTCTGTGGGAGGTGCGGGCACCACCTTGCCCCCTGCTGCTGGGGGCCCCTGCCCTGTTTCGGCCAGCCCTGGTGCCCATGGGCACGCACGGCGAG ctcccgcACAGCGCGCTGCTCGCCCGTGGGGCCACAGTGGAGCAGCTGGCCGGGCAGCGGACCCCCCGAGGGCCGCCAGAGGCCTCTGAGGATAAGAAGGGGAGCGGCAGCAGTGCCCCCC gccttggctctctcccagccccctgcCAGCTTGGCCCTTGCTGCCTTCTGGGGAGCCCCCGAGAGGAGCTGCTGGGTCTGGCCTCCTcggcccctcctctcctgccttccctcccttccgACTGGACCCGCCTCTCAGGGACCTTcctgccccctgtccccccaGAGCGGCTGATCCCGGGGACCTCCAAGCCAGACACCCTGCTGCCGGGGCCCGGCTGTCCCCCAGCGACCCACCACTTTCCGGGGCTCCCCCTGTTGGCTGGGCTGGGACAGGGGGCCGGCGAGAGGATCCGGCTTTTGCCCCTGAGGCCCCCGGGGCTGGAGGTAAAGCCCTATCCCATGATGGGGGCAAGGGGACGCCCGGACCCCAGGGAGGGCTTCTCCTCAGAGATACACAGACCCAAAGCCGGGGAAGAAAGCCCCGTGTCCCC